A single window of Vigna radiata var. radiata cultivar VC1973A chromosome 4, Vradiata_ver6, whole genome shotgun sequence DNA harbors:
- the LOC106758415 gene encoding GDSL esterase/lipase At1g28590-like — translation MKGLILFSIIVACGFVENVVSYNNQFPYRTIINFGDSLSDTGNSATNEPFKADSPYGSTYFKHPAGRMSNGRLIIDFIVKAYGLPYLPAYLNLTEGQHVKQGVNFAYSGATALDKSFFDKRGLNVPAAAYALNTQLDWFHKIKPSLCTGKEDCANFFKNSLVLVGEIGGNDINAIIPHKNLTEIREFVPHIIEAITNMTSTLISEGVVELXXPGNFPIGCNTYVLNTVNSDKKEDYDEFGCLRNYNAAIKYYHDQLKTAIDELRHKNPHVNIIYFNYYSAARRLFEKPEQYGFKGKPDTFKACCGKGGRYNLNEVCGFGDSVICDAPVKHINWDGFHFTEAGYRSVAQGLLEGPYATPPLKTPPFKIPKE, via the exons atgaaggGTTTGATTCTCTTTAGCATAATTGTTGCTTGTGGTTTTGTTGAAAATGTTGTTTCATACAACAATCAATTTCCTTATAGAACCATTATAAATTTTGGTGACTCTTTAAGTGATACAGGAAATTCTGCAACTAACGAACCATTTAAGGCTGATAGTCCATACGGTTCAACATATTTTAAACATCCTGCAGGACGTATGTCAAATGGAAGATTGATAATAGATTTTATAG tcAAAGCATATGGGTTACCATACTTGCCAGCTTATCTAAATTTAACGGAAGGACAACATGTTAAGCAAGGAGTAAATTTTGCATATTCTGGTGCAACTGCACTAGATAAAAGCTTTTTTGATAAAAGAGGACTCAATGTACCAGCAGCTGCTTATGCATTAAATACTCAACTTGATTGGTTTCATAAGATCAAGCCCTCGCTTTGTACAGGCAAAGAAG ACTGTGCTAATTTCTTTAAGAACTCATTAGTTCTAGTTGGTGAGATTGGTGGGAATGACATTAATGCAATTATCCCACATAAAAATCTTACAGAAATTCGAGAGTTTGTTCCACATATTATTGAAGCNATTACAAATATGACTTCT ACACTAATTTCAGAAGGAGTTGTTGAACTAGNGNTTCCAGGCAACTTTCCAATTGGGTGTAATACCTATGTTTTGAATACGGTGAATAGTGATAAAAAAGAAGATTATGACGAATTTGGGTGTTTGAGAAATTACAATGCTGCCATCAAGTACTATCATGATCAACTCAAAACGGCTATAGACGAATTGAGACACAAGAACCCTCAtgttaacataatatattttaattattatagtgCGGCTAGACGTTTATTTGAAAAACCAGAACAATATG GCTTTAAGGGTAAACCTGACACCTTCAAAGCATGTTGTGGAAAGGGTGGAAGATACAATCTTAATGAAGTTTGCGGATTTGGTGATTCAGTGATTTGTGATGCACCTGTAAAACACATAAATTGGGATGGATTTCATTTCACTGAAGCAGGTTATAGATCTGTAGCACAAGGACTTCTTGAGGGTCCTTATGCTACTCCTCCTCTTAAAACTCCTCCATTCAAGATACCAAAGGAATGA